In one Nicotiana sylvestris chromosome 8, ASM39365v2, whole genome shotgun sequence genomic region, the following are encoded:
- the LOC138876165 gene encoding uncharacterized protein, translated as MRLSYWDNLAVDMNIQELLVIGNSDPLVPPNELNATSAPWPFAAWGMDVIVSIKPTASNGHRFIIMAIDYFTKWVEAASYKVVTKKVIADFVRDRIICRFKVPESIITDYTANLNSDLMKDVFETFKIKHKNSTAYTPQLNGAMEVANKNIKKILRKMKAELSDTEWVKCRYEQLALIDGKRMNVVCHGQLYQNRMFRAFSMRVKPRQFAPGQLALKRVFLYQDEAKGKFLPNWKGPYMVHIVLTGGALILAEMDKEVWPKPINSDAVKRYYA; from the exons ATGAGGCTTTCATATTGGGACAATTTGGCTGTTGACATGAATATCCAGGAGTTGTTGGTAATTGGTAATTCAGATCCGCTG gtaccaccaaatgaactcaatgcaacaagtgcaccttggccttttgccgcttggggaatggatgtcattgttTCGATCAAGCCCACCgcttccaacgggcataggttcattataatggccatagactacttcacaaaatgggttgaggccgCATCTTACAaggttgtaaccaagaaagtcatcgcagattttgtcaggGATCGTATTATTTGCCGATTCAAGGTACCAGAATCCATTATCACCGATTAtaccgccaatctcaacagtgacttaATGAAAGATGTGtttgaaaccttcaagatcaagcacaagaattccacagcataCACACCTCAATTGAATGGAGCCATGGAAgttgccaacaagaacatcaagaagatactaaggaaaatg AAAGCCGAACTCAGCGATACAGAGTGGGTAAAATGTCGATATGAACAATTAGCTCTCATTGAcgggaaaagaatgaatgtagtatgtcatggtcaactttatcagaacagaatgttcaGAGCTTTCAGCATGAGGGTCAAACCTAGACAGTTTGCACCAGGGCAGTTGGCGCTGAAACGGGTCTTCttatatcaagatgaagccaaaggaaagttcTTACCCAACTGGAAAGGACCCTACATGGTCCACATAGTACttacaggaggagcactcatacttgcagaaatggataaagaagtttggccaaaacccaTCAACTCAGATGCAGTTAAAAGATATTATGCTTAA